In a genomic window of Sulfuriferula nivalis:
- a CDS encoding ABC transporter substrate-binding protein, giving the protein MSILHSKSLKKVCLASVMLATASMSPIAAHATTSMKIGTVVWVGYGPFFVADAKDFYKKHDLKVTLQMFTDPALIPTAIASHSVDGGMLTYDQVIGSDAKGLSQKVVMPIDYSNGGDAIVASTAITKVADFKGKKIGFNPLSPSDFLLSYALKKNGLSEKDFEAVPMSPEAVPAAMASNSIPVGVTYEPSLSQILSQGNGKKFHVVFSSKNAPGLIADVLVFDQKYIQAHPKEITGLIAAYVDGLNYMKAHPDESAKIIGKAMGVSGKEAMDQMSGVYNIPLAEMPKAFIKSAETTSYFASGEVIGNILKSKGQITTIPATETTIDSQFVKSLVK; this is encoded by the coding sequence ATGTCAATATTACATTCCAAATCGCTTAAAAAAGTTTGTCTTGCCTCAGTGATGCTCGCGACAGCCAGCATGAGCCCTATAGCTGCGCACGCCACTACCAGCATGAAAATTGGTACCGTGGTATGGGTAGGCTACGGTCCTTTTTTCGTTGCTGATGCCAAAGATTTCTACAAGAAACATGACCTCAAAGTCACGTTGCAAATGTTCACTGACCCTGCACTCATTCCAACTGCAATAGCCAGCCACTCTGTTGACGGCGGCATGTTGACTTATGACCAGGTAATCGGATCTGATGCTAAAGGTCTGTCACAAAAAGTTGTTATGCCTATCGACTATTCCAATGGTGGTGATGCAATTGTTGCCAGCACAGCCATTACTAAAGTGGCTGACTTCAAAGGTAAGAAAATTGGTTTCAACCCATTATCACCTTCTGACTTCCTGCTCTCTTACGCACTGAAAAAGAATGGCTTGTCCGAAAAAGACTTTGAAGCCGTACCTATGTCGCCTGAAGCTGTACCCGCTGCCATGGCGTCCAATAGCATTCCTGTCGGCGTTACCTATGAGCCTAGCCTGTCCCAAATCCTGAGTCAGGGTAATGGCAAAAAATTCCATGTAGTGTTTTCCTCCAAAAATGCGCCTGGTCTGATTGCTGACGTTTTAGTATTTGATCAGAAATATATCCAGGCACATCCAAAAGAAATCACTGGTCTGATCGCAGCCTACGTAGATGGTTTGAACTACATGAAAGCCCACCCTGACGAATCAGCCAAAATTATCGGTAAAGCTATGGGTGTAAGCGGAAAAGAAGCCATGGATCAGATGTCAGGTGTTTACAACATACCACTTGCTGAAATGCCTAAAGCGTTCATCAAATCCGCAGAAACCACTTCCTACTTCGCAAGTGGCGAAGTCATCGGCAACATTCTGAAAAGTAAAGGTCAAATTACGACCATCCCTGCTACTGAAACCACTATTGACAGTCAGTTCGTCAAATCCTTAGTTAAGTAA
- a CDS encoding TonB-dependent receptor, with protein MYQTSCTHKRSMGACLNKWYSATLLLAVLVSLSGSSLAGGIQTLDTVDVVGVTDDLVGVADSASQGTVVADQIDGRPLLRPGELLETIPGLIVTQHSGSGKANQYFLRGFNLDHGTDFSVFVDDMPVNFPTHAHGQGYADANFLIPELVDSIQYRKGPYSVEDGDFSAAGSARVKLRDTLSSSFVDMGVGGNGYRRMLTAGSPTLASGHLLYALEVSQYDGPWDVPENGKKYNGLLRYTQGTDNDGWSLTGMAYSNDFTATDQVAQRAIDSGLIDRYGSLNPSDGGHTHRYSLSGRWANTGAGSNTHANFYVIDYRLDLFSDFTYYMNDPVHGDQFEQLDDRTVIGGATSHSWLSRFAGYDVEHTIGSGLRFDDIRALGLFNTEQRQRLSTVSLDSVQQASVNLYYQEAVQWNSWLRSIAGVRADQYSFDVASDTAVNSGRASAGILSPKLSLVFGPWDNTEYYLNIGRGFHSNDGRGATLTVDPSTGLPAQKVNPLVPAMGYEVGVRSVPMRGLQTSLALFVLDIDSELVFAGDAGSTEPSRPSRRIGLEWANFYKPNDQLTLDADVSLSHSRFRVSDPVGDYIPGSIEQAASIGAKLEQGRWFGSLRLRYFGPRPLIEDNSVRSSASTIVNLASGVKLDKHMQVNFEVLNLFNAQVSDINYYYASQLAGEAAPVNDIHTHPAEPLTVRVGLRVKF; from the coding sequence ATGTATCAAACTAGCTGCACGCACAAACGGTCAATGGGGGCTTGCCTGAATAAATGGTACAGCGCCACATTATTGCTGGCAGTATTAGTCAGCTTGAGTGGATCATCTCTGGCTGGCGGTATTCAGACTTTGGATACAGTTGATGTCGTAGGTGTAACAGATGATTTAGTCGGCGTGGCTGATTCTGCTTCGCAAGGTACTGTAGTTGCAGATCAGATTGATGGACGGCCTTTGTTGCGGCCAGGCGAGCTGCTGGAAACCATCCCCGGTTTAATAGTTACGCAGCATTCTGGTTCGGGTAAGGCTAATCAGTATTTTTTGCGTGGTTTTAATCTTGATCATGGCACTGATTTTTCTGTTTTCGTGGATGATATGCCGGTCAATTTCCCGACGCACGCGCATGGACAGGGTTATGCCGATGCCAATTTTTTGATTCCTGAGCTGGTTGATAGTATTCAATATCGCAAGGGGCCATATTCGGTAGAAGATGGCGATTTTTCTGCTGCGGGTAGTGCACGAGTGAAGCTGCGCGATACGCTGAGTTCCTCATTTGTGGACATGGGGGTGGGTGGAAATGGTTATCGCCGTATGCTGACAGCAGGTTCACCGACGCTAGCCAGTGGGCATTTGCTTTATGCGTTGGAGGTGTCGCAATACGATGGCCCCTGGGATGTGCCGGAGAATGGCAAAAAATATAATGGCCTGCTGCGCTATACCCAGGGAACGGATAATGATGGTTGGAGTTTGACGGGGATGGCGTATAGCAATGACTTTACCGCTACCGATCAGGTCGCACAGCGTGCTATAGATAGCGGTTTGATTGACCGTTATGGCAGTCTTAACCCTAGTGATGGTGGGCATACGCATCGATACAGTCTGTCTGGACGATGGGCGAATACGGGGGCAGGCAGTAATACCCACGCCAATTTTTATGTGATTGATTACCGGCTCGATTTGTTTTCTGATTTTACCTACTATATGAATGATCCCGTACATGGCGATCAGTTTGAACAGCTGGATGACAGAACTGTTATCGGCGGGGCGACCAGCCATAGCTGGCTGTCCAGATTTGCCGGTTATGATGTGGAGCACACGATAGGCAGCGGGCTGCGTTTTGATGATATCCGTGCACTGGGCTTGTTCAATACCGAGCAGCGCCAGCGTTTGTCTACGGTGTCGCTGGATAGTGTGCAGCAAGCCAGTGTTAATTTGTATTATCAGGAAGCAGTGCAATGGAATTCATGGCTGCGGAGTATCGCAGGTGTGCGTGCCGATCAGTATAGCTTTGATGTTGCCAGTGATACAGCAGTCAATTCTGGGCGTGCCAGTGCGGGGATATTGTCGCCCAAGCTGTCACTCGTATTCGGGCCGTGGGATAACACTGAGTATTATCTGAACATAGGTCGAGGATTTCATTCCAACGATGGGCGTGGTGCTACGTTAACTGTTGATCCATCTACCGGACTACCTGCACAGAAGGTGAACCCGCTGGTACCTGCCATGGGATATGAAGTAGGGGTGCGTAGTGTGCCTATGCGTGGATTACAAACGAGTCTGGCTTTGTTTGTACTGGATATTGATTCCGAACTGGTTTTTGCTGGTGATGCGGGAAGTACCGAACCTAGCCGGCCGAGTCGACGTATAGGGTTGGAATGGGCAAATTTTTATAAACCCAATGATCAGCTGACGCTGGATGCAGATGTGAGTTTATCGCACTCACGTTTTCGTGTGAGTGACCCTGTTGGCGACTATATCCCCGGCTCAATAGAGCAGGCTGCTTCAATAGGGGCAAAACTGGAACAGGGACGCTGGTTTGGTAGTTTGCGACTGCGTTATTTTGGACCGCGTCCATTAATAGAAGATAACTCTGTACGCTCCAGCGCTTCAACTATTGTTAATCTGGCAAGTGGGGTCAAACTGGATAAACATATGCAAGTCAATTTTGAGGTGCTGAATTTGTTTAATGCTCAAGTTTCGGATATTAATTATTACTATGCTTCTCAGCTGGCGGGCGAGGCGGCGCCAGTAAACGATATTCATACTCACCCAGCTGAGCCGCTTACAGTCAGGGTGGGTTTGCGAGTGAAATTTTAG
- a CDS encoding energy transducer TonB: protein MRLIYSALALSIVAHAVVATWVSTVPGTQQELAVPVLQVQLSQKTEEISGLVNHPAIPLSSDIKVSHQITHIQTRRTPVIRSEPEAAMRAPSVEQAGLPAVAPVLAVSNASTAIPLPVPVQPQAVSIYHAPEYAVAYLQNPAPVYPPLARRMKLTGTVLLRVKVDENGYPLDIAIQQTCGSDMLDQAALDAVHHWKFVPARQGNTAVSAWVDVPVRFRMDM from the coding sequence ATGCGGCTTATTTATAGTGCATTAGCGTTATCTATCGTTGCGCATGCCGTAGTGGCCACCTGGGTGTCTACGGTGCCTGGGACACAGCAAGAGTTGGCTGTGCCTGTGCTGCAAGTTCAACTATCCCAAAAGACAGAAGAGATATCAGGGCTAGTGAATCATCCGGCAATACCCCTGTCATCTGATATCAAAGTATCTCACCAGATCACTCATATTCAGACTAGGAGAACGCCGGTGATACGTTCTGAACCTGAGGCTGCAATGCGCGCACCCTCAGTTGAACAAGCTGGATTGCCTGCTGTAGCCCCTGTTTTGGCAGTAAGTAATGCTTCAACAGCAATTCCGCTGCCCGTGCCCGTGCAACCTCAAGCTGTATCAATTTACCATGCACCCGAATATGCAGTTGCGTATCTGCAAAACCCTGCACCAGTCTATCCGCCATTAGCACGTCGTATGAAATTGACGGGTACGGTTTTACTGCGTGTCAAAGTCGATGAAAATGGTTATCCGTTAGATATTGCGATACAGCAAACTTGTGGCAGCGACATGCTTGATCAAGCCGCACTTGATGCCGTACATCACTGGAAGTTTGTACCTGCGCGTCAAGGCAATACTGCTGTTAGTGCATGGGTAGATGTGCCTGTACGCTTTCGTATGGATATGTGA
- the fmdA gene encoding formamidase, translating to MPKTLIKVDINKSPEEQSDVLHNRWHPDIPMVAMVKPGDEFRVECIDWTGGQIGNNDSANDIRDVDLTKVHYLSGPIGVEGAEPGDLLVVDILDVGAFQESEWGFTGLFDKANGGGFLTDHYPDARKACWDFHGIYTTSRHIPNVRFAGIMHPGLIGCLPSRELLNEWNKREAALVSTDPDRVPPLAALPYAETALMGRMTGEAAKEAAKEGARTVPPREHGGNCDIKNLSKGSRVFFPVYVKNAGLSMGDLHFSQGDGEITFCGAIEMAGYLDIHVSVIKGGMEKYGVKNPIFQPSPMEPRYNDYLIFEGISVDEQGKQYYLDAHVAYRQACLNAIEYLKKFGYSGEQAYAILGTAPVEGHISGIVDIPNACATLWLPTEIFDFNLKPDAEGPKIMVTSKVDLASTS from the coding sequence GTGCCAAAAACCTTGATTAAAGTGGATATTAATAAGTCACCTGAAGAACAATCTGACGTGTTGCATAATCGTTGGCACCCGGATATTCCTATGGTAGCGATGGTTAAGCCTGGTGATGAGTTCCGTGTAGAGTGTATAGACTGGACGGGCGGACAGATTGGCAACAACGATAGCGCGAATGATATACGCGATGTCGATTTGACCAAGGTTCACTATTTGAGCGGTCCTATTGGTGTTGAAGGTGCTGAGCCTGGTGATTTGCTGGTGGTCGATATTCTGGATGTTGGTGCATTTCAAGAATCTGAATGGGGCTTCACCGGGCTGTTTGATAAAGCCAATGGTGGTGGCTTTCTGACCGATCATTATCCTGATGCGCGTAAAGCTTGCTGGGATTTCCATGGTATCTACACCACTTCAAGACATATTCCTAATGTCAGATTCGCTGGCATTATGCATCCTGGCTTGATCGGATGCCTGCCTTCACGTGAACTGTTGAATGAATGGAATAAGCGCGAAGCTGCGCTGGTGAGCACCGACCCAGATCGCGTGCCGCCATTGGCTGCACTGCCTTATGCAGAAACTGCATTGATGGGGCGCATGACCGGCGAGGCTGCTAAAGAAGCTGCTAAAGAAGGTGCACGTACTGTTCCTCCACGTGAGCACGGCGGTAACTGTGATATTAAAAACCTTTCCAAAGGCTCACGTGTCTTTTTCCCTGTCTATGTAAAGAACGCAGGTCTATCCATGGGCGATTTGCATTTCTCCCAGGGTGACGGTGAAATCACATTTTGCGGCGCGATCGAAATGGCTGGTTACCTGGATATCCATGTTTCAGTTATTAAAGGCGGTATGGAAAAGTATGGTGTCAAAAACCCTATATTCCAGCCTAGCCCTATGGAACCTAGATACAACGACTATCTGATTTTTGAAGGTATCTCAGTTGATGAACAAGGTAAGCAATATTACCTCGATGCGCATGTTGCTTATCGTCAAGCATGTCTGAACGCAATTGAATATCTGAAGAAATTTGGTTACAGCGGTGAGCAGGCTTATGCAATTCTGGGTACGGCACCAGTTGAAGGTCATATCAGCGGTATTGTTGATATTCCGAATGCTTGCGCTACATTGTGGCTACCGACTGAAATCTTTGATTTCAATTTGAAGCCAGATGCGGAAGGACCGAAAATCATGGTGACCAGTAAGGTTGACCTAGCTTCGACTTCTTAA
- a CDS encoding FmdB family zinc ribbon protein: MPLYDYHCEECGSFTEIRKMSESDLNMECPSCGASSERVITAPQLAILGKAQRSAYERNEKSAHEPKMARRSSCGCNGTHTCSTSGKSSKSKEKTAAKTNGFEMQTKKTARPWMLGH; this comes from the coding sequence ATGCCTTTATATGATTATCACTGTGAAGAATGTGGCTCATTTACTGAAATACGAAAAATGAGTGAATCGGATCTTAATATGGAATGCCCGAGTTGTGGTGCTTCCAGTGAACGCGTAATAACTGCACCTCAGTTAGCTATACTGGGTAAAGCGCAACGCAGTGCATACGAACGTAATGAGAAATCAGCGCATGAGCCAAAAATGGCACGGCGTAGTAGTTGTGGCTGCAATGGTACCCACACTTGTTCGACATCGGGTAAGTCATCCAAGTCGAAGGAAAAAACGGCAGCTAAAACAAATGGTTTTGAAATGCAGACTAAAAAAACTGCCAGACCCTGGATGTTGGGTCATTAA